The following coding sequences are from one Hyphomicrobiales bacterium window:
- a CDS encoding UDP-N-acetylmuramate--L-alanine ligase, giving the protein MKLPRELGPVHFVGIGGIGMSGIAEVLNNLGYAVQGSDISDNANVQRLRAMGIKVAVGHRPENLDGAAVVVVSSAIKAHNAELIEARARFLPVVRRAEMLAELMRLKSAIAIGGTHGKTTTTSIVATLLDSGGMDPTVINGGIINAYGTNARLGEGDWMVVEADESDGTFIKLPADIAVVTNIDAEHLDHYGDFDGVRAAFHQFVENVPFYGFAVMCLDHPEVQSLIGRIEDRRVITYGQNPQADVRAVDVQMQGPNSHFAVELRQRGTDERARIDGLTLPMPGLHNLLNATAGIAVAHHLGIAHDDIRQGLARFSGVKRRFTHTGSWQGVDIYDDYGHHPVEIAAVLQAARSAAQGKVIAVVQPHRYTRLRDLFDQFAGCFNDADHVLVAPVYEAGETLIEGATHTDLVDAIRAHGHRHVAALDGPEVLAEQVAGISEEGDTVLCLGAGTITAWANALPEQLKARGA; this is encoded by the coding sequence ATGAAACTTCCCCGCGAGCTTGGACCGGTTCATTTTGTCGGCATAGGCGGCATCGGCATGAGCGGTATTGCTGAGGTCTTGAACAATCTTGGCTATGCGGTTCAAGGCTCGGACATTTCCGACAATGCCAATGTCCAGCGCCTGCGTGCCATGGGTATCAAGGTCGCTGTTGGTCATCGCCCGGAGAATTTGGACGGTGCGGCGGTTGTCGTCGTATCGTCGGCTATCAAAGCACACAATGCCGAACTGATCGAGGCGCGCGCGCGTTTCCTGCCCGTGGTGCGCCGGGCGGAAATGCTCGCCGAGTTGATGCGTTTAAAGTCAGCCATTGCGATTGGCGGCACGCACGGCAAGACCACGACCACATCGATTGTGGCCACACTTCTTGATTCTGGCGGAATGGACCCGACCGTTATCAATGGCGGCATTATCAACGCCTATGGCACCAATGCCCGCTTGGGCGAGGGCGATTGGATGGTCGTTGAGGCCGATGAGTCGGACGGCACTTTCATCAAATTGCCTGCTGACATCGCGGTGGTGACCAACATAGATGCCGAACATCTCGATCACTATGGCGATTTCGATGGCGTACGTGCCGCGTTCCATCAGTTCGTGGAAAACGTCCCCTTCTACGGCTTCGCGGTGATGTGCCTTGATCATCCGGAGGTTCAGAGCCTGATCGGGCGGATCGAAGATCGCCGCGTGATCACCTATGGGCAGAACCCGCAAGCCGATGTCCGCGCGGTCGATGTGCAGATGCAGGGACCGAATTCGCATTTTGCTGTGGAGCTGCGTCAGCGTGGCACTGATGAGCGCGCCCGGATCGATGGGCTGACGCTGCCGATGCCTGGGTTGCATAACCTTTTGAATGCGACAGCCGGCATCGCGGTCGCCCACCATTTGGGGATTGCGCACGACGATATTCGCCAGGGCCTGGCGCGTTTTTCCGGTGTTAAACGGCGTTTCACCCACACCGGGTCCTGGCAGGGCGTGGATATCTATGATGATTACGGCCACCACCCGGTTGAGATTGCCGCTGTGCTACAAGCGGCGCGATCAGCTGCCCAGGGCAAGGTGATCGCGGTTGTTCAGCCGCATCGCTACACCCGCCTACGAGATCTGTTCGATCAGTTCGCTGGTTGCTTCAATGATGCCGATCACGTGCTCGTCGCGCCTGTCTATGAGGCCGGTGAAACGCTGATCGAAGGCGCCACCCATACCGACCTGGTTGATGCGATCCGTGCGCATGGTCACCGTCATGTCGCGGCGCTTGACGGTCCAGAGGTTCTGGCTGAACAGGTTGCGGGCATTTCCGAAGAGGGCGATACGGTGCTGTGTCTCGGTGCGGGCACCATTACAGCGTGGGCCAATGCTTTGCCGGAGCAATTGAAGGCGCGCGGCGCATGA
- the murB gene encoding UDP-N-acetylmuramate dehydrogenase: protein MSAIDGDALLARMGQGVEALRGKLRTNQSLKDFTWFRVGGPAELYFVPADVEDLQVFMKLLPDDAPVHVMGLASNSLIRDGGLKGAVIRLTMRPFNDGKAEVDSPRIRAGTGMSDRKLAAIALDAGIGGFHFYHGIPGSLGGALRMNAGANGVETTERVVSVDAVNRQGELVTLSHDDMGFTYRHTEAPGELIFVSALFEGYPAPRNEIEAAMDAVQKHREENQPIKERTSGSTFKNPPGGSAWKCVDAAGLRGFKVGGAQMSPMHCNFMINTGDATAHDLELLGETVRKRVYEHSGTLLDWEVKRMGLFTNGLAVETFRP, encoded by the coding sequence ATGAGCGCGATTGACGGAGACGCTCTTCTGGCGCGCATGGGGCAGGGCGTTGAGGCGCTGCGCGGCAAGCTGCGCACCAATCAGTCGCTGAAAGACTTTACCTGGTTCCGTGTCGGCGGACCGGCGGAGCTCTATTTCGTGCCAGCCGATGTCGAGGACCTGCAGGTCTTCATGAAGCTGCTGCCTGACGATGCGCCGGTGCATGTGATGGGCTTGGCGTCCAACTCTTTGATCCGCGATGGGGGCCTCAAGGGCGCCGTGATCCGCCTCACCATGCGCCCGTTCAATGATGGCAAGGCTGAGGTGGATAGCCCGCGCATCCGCGCCGGCACTGGCATGTCGGACCGCAAGCTCGCCGCCATCGCCCTGGACGCAGGCATTGGCGGGTTTCATTTCTACCATGGCATTCCCGGCTCGCTTGGCGGTGCGCTGCGTATGAATGCTGGCGCAAATGGCGTGGAAACGACAGAGCGCGTTGTTTCAGTCGATGCCGTCAATCGCCAAGGCGAATTGGTGACGCTTTCGCACGACGATATGGGGTTCACCTATCGCCACACTGAAGCGCCCGGTGAATTGATCTTCGTATCGGCGCTGTTTGAGGGTTATCCGGCCCCACGCAATGAGATCGAAGCAGCGATGGATGCCGTGCAGAAGCACCGCGAAGAAAATCAGCCGATCAAGGAGCGCACGTCCGGCTCGACCTTCAAAAACCCACCAGGCGGATCAGCCTGGAAGTGCGTCGATGCGGCGGGCCTGCGCGGTTTCAAAGTCGGCGGCGCGCAGATGTCGCCCATGCATTGCAACTTCATGATCAATACCGGCGACGCCACCGCCCACGATCTGGAACTGCTCGGAGAGACTGTGCGAAAGCGCGTTTACGAGCATTCCGGCACACTCCTTGACTGGGAGGTGAAACGCATGGGTCTGTTTACCAATGGCCTGGCCGTGGAAACCTTTCGACCCTGA
- a CDS encoding D-alanine--D-alanine ligase: MAGKDKHVAVLMGGWSSERPVSLSTGQACAAALERAGYTVTAVDVDRSIAQTLSALNPDVAFNALHGPDGEDGTIQGVLEVLQIPYTHSGVMASALAMNKDRAKVIMAAAGVPVAKHVLTTREQASKAHVMAPPYVIKPVAEGSSFGVLIVAADMEHPPQELFRSDWPYGDDLMAERFVGGRELTCAVMGDVALGVIDIVPQGQEFYDYDAKYADGGSEHILPAEIPSDVYARIQTYSLAAHKALGCRGVTRADFRYDDMPMGTGELICLEVNTQPGMTPTSLVPEMAAHAGHSFEELVSWMVEDASCRR, translated from the coding sequence ATGGCGGGCAAGGATAAACACGTTGCTGTGTTGATGGGCGGCTGGTCGTCGGAACGACCGGTCAGTCTTTCCACGGGACAAGCCTGCGCCGCCGCGCTTGAGCGCGCGGGCTATACCGTCACGGCTGTGGATGTTGACCGTTCGATCGCGCAGACCCTAAGCGCGCTGAATCCCGACGTCGCCTTCAACGCCCTGCATGGGCCGGACGGCGAAGACGGCACGATCCAGGGCGTTCTTGAAGTTCTGCAGATTCCTTACACGCATTCCGGCGTCATGGCCTCAGCGCTGGCGATGAACAAAGACCGCGCCAAAGTCATCATGGCTGCCGCCGGCGTTCCAGTCGCCAAGCATGTGCTGACGACCCGCGAACAGGCCTCCAAGGCGCATGTCATGGCGCCTCCCTACGTCATCAAACCGGTGGCCGAGGGTTCAAGTTTCGGCGTCCTGATTGTCGCCGCTGATATGGAGCATCCACCGCAGGAGCTTTTCCGATCTGACTGGCCTTATGGCGATGATTTGATGGCCGAGCGCTTTGTCGGGGGCCGAGAACTGACCTGCGCGGTGATGGGCGATGTCGCGCTTGGCGTCATCGATATCGTGCCGCAGGGCCAAGAGTTCTACGACTACGACGCGAAGTACGCCGACGGCGGATCGGAGCATATTTTGCCTGCCGAGATCCCATCGGACGTTTACGCGCGCATCCAGACCTATTCGCTGGCCGCCCATAAGGCTCTGGGGTGCCGGGGCGTGACGCGCGCCGATTTTCGCTATGACGACATGCCGATGGGCACGGGGGAACTGATCTGTTTGGAGGTCAACACGCAGCCGGGCATGACACCGACATCGCTGGTGCCTGAAATGGCGGCTCATGCCGGCCATTCCTTTGAAGAGCTGGTGTCATGGATGGTGGAGGACGCCTCATGTCGGCGCTGA
- a CDS encoding FtsQ-type POTRA domain-containing protein codes for MSALNHLFRFSRTQRLRAETAYRTTVSALRAVHHPNSLLSSLVVLPVLVFGFSFGERTAEARETAAQSLAYVAASAGFGVGAITIEGLRDTREGDVLDYLAVTPTTSVLGFDIDAARDRVLALPWVKEASVRRVYPDQLMVEIEEHAPFARMLQRGRVHLVTVEGEEITDEITDVHAGLPLVVGEGAPGEATAFFAHLAARPHVLGSVVALERVGDRRWTLHMREDVQVHLPETGVDAALIRLEEMMRREAVLERAIAVIDLRLPDQLVVQLTDAAVEAMAEDAEGLTAARGGA; via the coding sequence ATGTCGGCGCTGAACCACCTCTTTCGCTTTTCGCGCACGCAGCGTTTGCGGGCTGAAACGGCCTATCGCACCACTGTGAGCGCATTGCGCGCGGTCCATCATCCGAACTCCTTGTTGTCGAGCCTGGTGGTTCTTCCGGTGCTAGTGTTCGGCTTCTCGTTCGGCGAGCGCACGGCTGAAGCGCGCGAAACGGCAGCGCAATCGCTTGCCTATGTCGCGGCGTCTGCAGGTTTCGGCGTGGGTGCGATCACCATTGAAGGCCTACGCGACACGCGAGAGGGCGATGTGCTCGATTATTTGGCCGTGACGCCGACAACCTCCGTGCTTGGTTTTGATATCGATGCTGCACGTGACCGCGTGTTGGCCCTGCCATGGGTAAAAGAAGCCTCTGTCCGCCGTGTTTATCCCGACCAGCTGATGGTCGAGATTGAAGAGCATGCACCGTTTGCGCGCATGTTGCAGCGTGGCCGCGTCCATCTGGTGACGGTTGAAGGCGAAGAGATCACCGACGAGATCACCGACGTGCATGCCGGCCTGCCACTTGTGGTGGGTGAGGGCGCGCCAGGCGAAGCGACGGCGTTTTTTGCCCACCTTGCCGCCCGTCCGCACGTTCTTGGCAGTGTGGTTGCCTTGGAGCGTGTTGGTGACCGGCGTTGGACGCTGCACATGCGCGAGGATGTGCAGGTGCATTTGCCGGAAACAGGCGTGGATGCTGCGCTGATCCGTTTGGAAGAGATGATGCGCCGTGAAGCCGTGCTTGAACGCGCGATAGCCGTGATTGATCTGCGTTTGCCCGACCAGTTGGTGGTGCAACTCACCGATGCTGCTGTTGAGGCGATGGCCGAAGATGCTGAAGGCCTGACAGCTGCGCGAGGGGGTGCCTGA
- the ftsA gene encoding cell division protein FtsA, whose amino-acid sequence MKTSGRRPLDFYGPNPLPQRKSVTICVLDVGTAKTSCMIARLKPCEASTGRTRTHTVDVLGFGHYRSQGLKSGYVIDLERAEHAIRQAVHQAERMADLTVDSVVASLTCGRIASETLSATVALDGHAVTERDIAKVLKAGSDHAIAPGRSILHSMPIGFALDGDRGIADPRGMFGSGLGVDMHLVTADVGPLRNLEQCINASHLEVEGYVTSAHASGLAVLADDEMDLGTVVIDMGAGTTSIGVFYDGEFVHADVVPVGGHHITMDLARGLSTRVDEAERLKTLHGSALPSPADDRDMLTIPPVSDDGHEGGHQMPRGALTRIIRPRLEEILEMTRDRLAASGFAGLASKRTVITGGASQMSGVVELSRRLLSRNVRLGRPFGVTGLPEAGTGPAFASVTGLLIYPQCVRMVPRDHIISHGYSSQATGTGGYFGRVSQWLRSSL is encoded by the coding sequence ATGAAGACCTCTGGCCGCCGTCCGCTCGACTTTTATGGCCCCAATCCTTTGCCGCAGCGCAAGTCGGTGACGATCTGCGTGCTTGATGTTGGAACGGCCAAGACGAGTTGCATGATCGCCCGCCTGAAGCCCTGCGAGGCTTCAACTGGCCGCACGCGCACCCATACCGTCGATGTTTTGGGTTTCGGGCACTATCGCAGCCAGGGTTTGAAATCTGGCTATGTCATCGATTTGGAGCGCGCCGAACACGCCATCCGTCAGGCCGTGCACCAGGCTGAACGTATGGCCGATCTCACCGTCGATTCGGTTGTGGCCTCGCTGACCTGCGGGCGCATCGCCTCTGAAACGCTGTCGGCGACAGTGGCCCTTGATGGCCATGCTGTCACGGAGCGCGACATCGCCAAAGTTTTGAAAGCTGGCAGCGATCACGCCATCGCGCCTGGTCGCTCAATCCTGCATTCCATGCCAATCGGGTTCGCGCTGGATGGCGATCGCGGCATTGCCGATCCGCGCGGCATGTTCGGTTCCGGGCTTGGCGTGGATATGCACCTGGTAACGGCCGATGTCGGTCCGCTGCGCAATCTGGAGCAATGCATCAATGCCTCTCACCTTGAGGTGGAAGGCTATGTGACGTCCGCCCATGCATCGGGCCTTGCCGTGCTTGCCGATGATGAAATGGATCTAGGCACGGTTGTGATCGATATGGGCGCTGGCACCACGTCGATCGGCGTTTTCTACGATGGCGAGTTCGTGCATGCCGACGTCGTACCGGTTGGCGGCCACCACATCACGATGGATTTGGCGCGCGGGCTTTCGACGCGCGTGGACGAGGCGGAGCGTCTCAAAACCCTGCACGGATCGGCTTTGCCAAGCCCGGCGGATGATCGCGACATGCTGACGATCCCGCCCGTGAGCGACGATGGCCATGAGGGCGGCCATCAAATGCCGCGTGGCGCGCTGACCCGGATTATCCGCCCGCGCCTTGAAGAAATTTTGGAAATGACCCGGGACCGCTTGGCTGCATCGGGCTTTGCCGGCCTTGCATCGAAACGCACGGTGATCACCGGTGGCGCCAGCCAGATGAGCGGTGTTGTTGAACTGTCGCGCCGCCTGCTGTCGCGCAATGTGCGCCTTGGCCGTCCGTTTGGTGTCACGGGCCTGCCTGAAGCCGGCACAGGTCCGGCCTTCGCCTCAGTCACCGGGCTCTTGATCTATCCACAATGCGTGCGCATGGTGCCGCGCGACCACATCATTTCTCACGGTTATTCAAGCCAGGCGACTGGCACAGGCGGATATTTTGGGAGGGTAAGCCAATGGCTACGCAGCTCTCTCTAA
- the ftsZ gene encoding cell division protein FtsZ: protein MPIQLEAPDIHELKPKIVVFGCGGAGGNAVNNMIESGLEGVDFIVANTDAQALTNSKAPRVVQMGVAVTEGLGAGAQPEIGRAAAEEVIDEISDHLSGAHMAFITAGMGGGTGTGAAPVVARLAREMGILTVGVVTKPFHFEGRQRMRIADSGIDELHKEVDTLICIPNQNLFRIANENTTFSDAFAMADQVLFSGVACITDLMVKDGLINLDFADVRSIMRGMGKAMMGTGEASGDKRALQAAEAAIANPLLDDVSMLGAKGLLISITGGQDMRLFEVDEAATRIREEVDQDALIILGATFDESLEGMIRVSVVATGVDDELAAQNLAQGAATSVPTVGRPIVQSAPKAEAAAPSAQDVQQTAVAQSAEAAVADAMAAPAEESPSQRIDRIERELSLPHEADQAPADDAAVSIAPFSPVPELFDEEALADEIMAEAMSEEAEAPQRPAAVRPAAPRARANGPRMPSVEEFPAIAQDQMRARAAAQAEEGDKGALGLLRKLAHVGMPKRDDEAPAAQPAPQVAPAQPTPAARPAPAPTAAAPRAATPPQASHDGLGRQTAAPVTPNRQAEEDAMDIPAFLRRKSG, encoded by the coding sequence ATGCCTATTCAGTTGGAAGCTCCCGATATCCACGAGTTGAAACCCAAGATCGTCGTCTTTGGCTGCGGCGGCGCCGGTGGAAACGCCGTCAACAACATGATTGAATCCGGCCTTGAAGGCGTGGATTTCATCGTCGCCAACACCGATGCTCAGGCCCTGACCAACTCCAAGGCGCCGCGCGTCGTCCAAATGGGCGTGGCGGTGACCGAAGGTCTTGGCGCGGGTGCCCAGCCGGAAATCGGTCGTGCGGCCGCTGAAGAGGTGATCGACGAGATTTCCGATCACCTGTCTGGCGCGCATATGGCCTTCATCACCGCCGGTATGGGCGGTGGCACCGGAACTGGCGCAGCCCCTGTCGTAGCGCGTCTGGCCCGCGAGATGGGTATTCTCACCGTTGGTGTGGTGACCAAGCCATTTCACTTTGAAGGCCGCCAACGCATGCGCATCGCCGATAGCGGTATCGATGAGCTGCACAAGGAAGTGGATACGCTGATTTGTATCCCCAATCAGAATCTCTTCCGCATCGCCAACGAGAACACGACCTTCTCTGATGCCTTTGCGATGGCCGATCAGGTGCTGTTCTCCGGTGTTGCCTGCATCACCGATTTGATGGTGAAAGACGGCCTCATCAATCTCGATTTTGCCGATGTCCGCTCGATCATGCGCGGCATGGGCAAGGCGATGATGGGCACCGGCGAAGCGTCCGGCGACAAGCGCGCGCTGCAAGCGGCCGAAGCGGCGATTGCCAATCCGCTGCTCGACGACGTGTCGATGCTCGGTGCCAAGGGCTTGCTGATCTCGATTACCGGTGGCCAGGACATGCGTCTGTTCGAAGTGGATGAGGCAGCGACGCGCATCCGCGAAGAGGTCGATCAGGACGCTCTGATCATTCTTGGCGCAACGTTCGATGAATCGCTGGAAGGCATGATCCGCGTGTCGGTCGTTGCCACTGGCGTTGATGACGAACTGGCCGCGCAGAACTTGGCGCAAGGTGCAGCAACGAGCGTGCCGACGGTTGGTCGTCCGATTGTTCAGTCCGCGCCTAAGGCCGAAGCGGCTGCCCCCTCGGCCCAGGATGTTCAACAGACCGCGGTTGCCCAATCAGCTGAAGCGGCCGTTGCAGACGCTATGGCGGCACCTGCAGAGGAATCGCCGTCGCAGCGCATTGATCGGATCGAGCGGGAGCTTTCCCTGCCGCATGAAGCCGATCAGGCACCTGCGGACGACGCGGCTGTTTCTATCGCGCCGTTCAGCCCCGTACCCGAGTTGTTCGACGAGGAGGCGTTGGCCGATGAGATCATGGCCGAGGCCATGTCTGAAGAGGCCGAGGCACCGCAGCGTCCGGCGGCTGTACGTCCAGCCGCGCCAAGAGCGCGTGCCAATGGACCGCGTATGCCAAGCGTTGAAGAGTTCCCGGCAATCGCCCAGGACCAGATGCGGGCCCGCGCTGCGGCGCAAGCAGAAGAGGGTGATAAAGGGGCCTTAGGCCTGCTGCGTAAGCTTGCCCATGTCGGCATGCCGAAGCGCGACGACGAGGCACCGGCTGCACAGCCCGCGCCGCAGGTGGCCCCAGCACAGCCGACACCGGCTGCGCGTCCGGCGCCAGCGCCAACTGCCGCTGCCCCACGTGCTGCCACGCCACCGCAGGCAAGCCATGATGGGCTTGGCCGGCAGACAGCCGCGCCTGTTACCCCGAATCGTCAGGCTGAGGAAGACGCGATGGACATCCCAGCCTTCCTCCGACGGAAGAGTGGCTAG
- a CDS encoding UDP-3-O-acyl-N-acetylglucosamine deacetylase, translating to MVYRSGYQGTVGESVSLSGIGVHSGKAATMTIHPSDENTGIIFLRTNLPASRDIEIKADWSAVSDTSLCTVLGDPKGAFVSTVEHALAALRALGVDNALIEVDGPEVPIMDGSSAAFIDAIDSVGVVQQSRRRKVLRILKPVRVDAGDAFGELRPHAGCRFEVSIDYAHGSIGHQAMVFDLTADGFRDEISRARTFGFLKDVERLWANNFALGSSLENAVVLGDDGIVNPEGARWADEFVRHKVLDSIGDLALAGLPIEGCYRSHKGGHRLNVSMMQALFADPTAYEIVDGRQAAERARRDRAGDEVNVRLEAAALRPETN from the coding sequence ATGGTTTATCGTTCTGGGTATCAGGGTACAGTCGGCGAGAGTGTTTCCCTGTCAGGCATAGGCGTCCACAGCGGCAAAGCCGCGACGATGACCATCCATCCGAGCGACGAAAACACCGGCATTATTTTCCTGCGCACCAACCTGCCAGCGTCCCGCGATATCGAGATCAAGGCCGATTGGTCAGCCGTATCCGATACGTCGCTTTGCACCGTTCTTGGCGATCCCAAAGGTGCTTTTGTTTCCACCGTCGAACATGCTCTGGCTGCGCTGCGCGCGCTGGGCGTCGACAATGCTTTGATCGAAGTCGATGGCCCGGAAGTTCCCATCATGGATGGCTCCTCTGCCGCGTTTATCGATGCGATCGACAGCGTCGGTGTTGTCCAGCAGTCGCGTCGCCGCAAGGTTTTGCGGATTTTGAAGCCGGTTCGCGTTGATGCTGGTGATGCGTTTGGCGAGCTTCGTCCGCATGCTGGATGTCGTTTTGAGGTCAGCATCGATTATGCCCACGGTTCGATCGGTCATCAGGCGATGGTCTTCGACCTAACGGCAGACGGTTTCCGCGATGAGATTTCTCGCGCCCGCACCTTCGGCTTCCTGAAAGATGTCGAGCGTCTGTGGGCCAATAATTTCGCGCTGGGGTCCTCGCTGGAAAATGCCGTTGTGCTTGGCGATGATGGTATCGTGAACCCGGAGGGCGCACGCTGGGCTGACGAGTTCGTTCGCCACAAGGTTTTGGACTCCATTGGCGACCTTGCCCTTGCCGGCTTGCCGATCGAAGGCTGCTACCGCTCTCACAAGGGTGGCCACCGCCTCAACGTTTCGATGATGCAGGCTCTGTTCGCCGATCCTACGGCCTATGAGATTGTGGATGGTCGCCAGGCTGCAGAGCGCGCGCGCCGTGACCGTGCTGGCGATGAAGTGAATGTGCGGCTGGAAGCCGCTGCGCTGCGCCCCGAAACCAACTGA